The Deltaproteobacteria bacterium DNA window ACGGACTTTACTTCAACGTTGGAAATCAAACCGTGCCAATCATATCCGGCGATTATCGAAGACAGTTGAGGAAACTTCAAGAGGATGGTAAGCAGCAATCTTTCATGGTTATTCGCTGCGCTGACGGCCCTGGCGTCCCCTATCCCGCCGGGCGCTTTTTTCCGCTTAATAAGCGAAGAAACCTCGTTTTCCCTGAGCCCGAGCCTTTCGGCTGTTTTTTTAATATAGCTGCTTTTGAGGAGAGGATCATTCACCATCATAAGTATAGCTGCAATTTCTCCTACACCGCTTTTTAAAGACATATTGCCGTTTCTGCATTCTCTTATTGTATTTTCTATGTAGAAATCAAGAAGACTCGGCGAGTTTTCCACCAGGCGAATAAATTCGTCCCCGCCATCCTCGGATAGGAAGGAATCAGGGTCTTTTCCCCCGGGCAATAAAACCACATTAGGCAACAGACCTTCTTCAAGAAAAATATCAAGCGACCTTACCGCGGCCTTAGTGCCGGATTCGTCCCCGTCGAACACAACAACAAATCTATCGGTATAACGCCTCAAAATCACCACATGATCGCGCGTGAGCGCAGTTCCCAGCGTGGCAACCGCATTTTTTATTCCTGCCGAGTAAAGAGACAAAAAGTCCGTATAACCCTCGACTATTATTGCCCTATTGTTTTTCCTTATGTGGTCTCTCGACTTATCCAGTCCGTAGAAATTCCTTCTTTTGTGATAGATTTCGGATTCGGGAGAATTTATGTACTTCGGCTGGTCGCCTTCGCCTTCCACAGTACGGCCGCCAAAACCTATAACCCTGCCTTCGACATTACCGATAGGGAACATTATTCTGTCTCGGAACCTGTCATAATAACCCTCGCCGTTATTCTTCTTTACGACAAGACCTGTCTTTTCGGCAAGCGTTAGCGGAATGTTGTGCTTTTGCAAATATTTTACAAGATGGTCCCAGCCCTCGGGTGCATAGCCGAGATTAAATTCTTCTATAGTTTCCGACGGGATTTTTCTGGATTTCAAATAATCCCTCGCAGCCCCGGCTTTCCCGCTTTTCAGTAAAACCCTTTTATAGAATCCGGAAACCACGGAATTAATTTTTAATAAGGCGCCGGCCTGGGATTTACGCTTGGGACCGACAGTGGGCTTTTCAACTTTTATATTCGCACGCTTTGCGAGCTCTGATACCGCTTCGGGAAATGTGATGGAGTTATATCTCATGTAAAATGCCAAAATATCTCCGCCGGCTCCGCAGCTGAAACAATGGAAAAAACCTTTTTCTTCATCCACATGCATAGAAGGATTGTGGTCGTCGTGGAAAGGACAAAGCCCTACGTAACCCTTTCCCACCTTTTTAATAGATGTGTAATTTTCTATGAGGTCTAAAATGCTCAACCTCCTTTTTATCTCTTTAACAACACCGTCATTGTTAAAATTTACCATCTATAAGTAATGCGGTTTCTTTCGTGATGTTCGGATTCTCAAAGGAAAGGGCCCCGGCCCTGATCTCGTGGAATATTGCATACAAAGTAGTGTCCCCCCTACCGGTATTGATCTGTATGTATATTTATTAAGATGCTAGTTTCTTCTCGAGCGTTTTACAATGCGCTTTTTCGCGGCGAAAAGCTTTTTCTTTTTCTTCTCGCTCGGCTTTTCATAGAACTCCCGTCTTCTGACCTCGGACAGAACACCTCCTTTTTCAACCTGCTTTTTAAATCTTTTAAGCGCACTGTCTATGCTCTCATTGTTTCCGACCACAATTCCTGGCATTAATAAATCCCTCCTGATATTCGAAACTCTAACTAAAACAAGCTAAAGGATTAGCGCTAAATTGTCAAGTGCGCTAGACGCAGAATCTGATCCGTTCAGTCGTCCTGATCCTTTTTGGGAAAGACCCCGACTTTTCTCCGGTTTTCCATGATCCTTTTCTCTTCCTTTTCCGGGTCCGTGTTACTGTCTGTCTCATATTCTTCCTGACGGTGTTCCTCGAATCTCTTTATCCAGGAATCCCGTCTCTTTCTTACATCGTCAACAAGTCCCATTGTTATTATCCCTCCGGGGAGAATATATTGTTCTATCTTTCACTGACCTCTCTCCTGTCGTCTAAAATATTGGAAACTGTCGTTAATTCAACCTTGTTTTTAATTTGGGGAAGCATCTCGGAAAGCGCTTTTATCGTATCCGGATACGGGTGACAAATTCCGATCGCGTAACCCTTTTTTTCGGAAATCTTTACCAGTTTCTCAATCTGGGATTTAACGTAACCGGACCCCTTGGATGAATCATCCAGGAACAGGTCTCTTTTTGTGGTTTTCATCCCCATTTTTGCCGCTGTTTCGTAACCCACGCTGTCGCTCGAAGTCATACTGTCCACAAAAAACAGCCCCTTGCCCTTTATTTCCTTCAGAACCAGCTTCATGAGTTCTTCACTTTGCATGAACTTTGACCCCATATGGTTATTGACTCCTCTGACATAAGGCACGGATGACAGATTCTCATTGAGCTTTGCCAGAATATCCTTCTTTGAGACACCAACAAGCAGAACGCTCTCCCCGGCGTCTGCTGCGACGTAACCGGAAGACTCCTTTGGCTCCATGGGCAAATGAAGAATCACTTCCCAACCCTCGTTCCTGGCCATTTCCGCCGCATAATCCGAATAAGAGAGATTGGGCAGAACGGCAAACGTGACGGGTCCCGGCAATTCGAGAAGCGCGTCGATCTGCTTTTTGTTTACACCGATATCATCAACTATAATTACGACCTTGGGCCTGATTGACGTACTGTATGGCAGCACTTTCGAGCTATCCGGGGTCTCCCCGACGTCCGCACTTTTCGGCTCGGGAATCGCCCCGTCTTTTACAATCTTTTCCGGTGCAGGTTTCTGCGCGGGAAACGCAAATGTGATTCGGTGGGTGTCGTAATCATTAATTTTTATTTCGGCAGTCAGCGAATTTCCGGCACTGCCGAACTTCTGCTGCAAAGCAGGCGTCTTCGATAGATATTTACTGAAAACTGATTTTAATTCCTCTTCGGAAGGCCCCTGCGGAACCCCTACTCTAATTTCTTTATATTCCCAGCTGACCCCTTCCTTCTCTTTTTTATAAACCTTTTTGGATTTGACGTCTTTGAGGGAAATCCCCAAATCGAAAAAAGCTCCGGCTATGTTGTCGTCGGCATCGCCTATAAGTCCGCTGATTTGTGAAGCGGAAGGCCCTCCGGGATCGGAGGACGTATTATTTTTTAGATAATAAAACCCGTATAAGCTGAGCGAGATCAGGACGATAAATCCGAATGTGAGCGCGAATATTCTTCCGGTTCGGCTACCCTTGCTTCTTCTCCTTTTGTACGGTCTTGTTGTCTTATTCTTCTTTTTGGGCGTTTTAGGCAATATAGGGGAGCTCCCTATCCCTTGGGAATCGCTGTATTTACACCGGAGGTTTTTAAAATATTGACCGCGCGCTCAAGCTGCTTGTCGTGGTCGTTGTCATTCTGGACGGTGATATCGGGCGTAACTCCCACTTCATTTATCGATCTACCGCTCGGCGCGTAAAACTTAGCCGTCGTGAGTTTAAGTCCCGAGCCGTCTTCGAGCTTGATTATCGTCTGAACGGACCCTTTCCCGAATGTTTTGGTGCCGAGGATTACCGCCCTTTTGCTGTCCTGAAGGGCTTCAGCGACAACTTCGGATGCGCTCGCGCTGCCTTCGTTTACGATGACGACAATCGGAAACCGCTGGAAACTGCCGTTTTTAGTCGCAAAGTATTCTCTTGACTGATTCTCATCCCTTCCTTTAACGCTAACTATAAGGCCCTTGTCTATGAATTCATCAACTACGTCAATTGCTTCTGCAAGCAGTCCTCCGGGATTGTTCCTGAGGTCAAGTATTATACCGTTTAAATCCCCGCCGTTCCGAGCTTGAAGCTCATCGATCGCAGACTTCAATTCCTGTGATGTATTCTCCTGAAACTGAGTAAGCTTTATATAGCCGATGTTGTTCTCGAGAAGCTCGGGCTTTACACTCTTAACCGTAATTTTGTCCCTTACAAGGGTGACAACCCTCGGCTCGGGTTCCCCTTCCCTTCTTATGGTAACGTTGACCGGGGTTCCCTTTGGCCCTCTGAGCAGCTTTACCGCCTCCTGAACGACCATACCCTCTGTAGGCTTGCCTTCGATTTCTATTATCTGATCCCTGGGCTTTATACCCGCCCTTTCGGCAGGGGTTCCCTCTATGGGGGCGATTACGGTAAGCACGCCATTCTCGACCGATACCTCCATTCCCACTCCGCCGAACTCACCGGAAGTGCCTATTTCAAGCTCTCTGTAACGCTCCGGACTCAGATAAGCGGAATAAGGGTCGAGTGTCTTCAGCATACCGTCGATGGCGCTGTTTGTAAGCTCCTCGGAACCGACTTCCTCGACGTAGTTTCTCTGGATCAGGTCCAGAACCCTTGTGAAGTTTGAAAGTCCTTTATACGTTGCGTCATCCGCAAAAGCCCCGGTATAGCCAAAGACGAGCAAGAGCAGAACAATTAT harbors:
- a CDS encoding divergent polysaccharide deacetylase family protein encodes the protein MPKTPKKKNKTTRPYKRRRSKGSRTGRIFALTFGFIVLISLSLYGFYYLKNNTSSDPGGPSASQISGLIGDADDNIAGAFFDLGISLKDVKSKKVYKKEKEGVSWEYKEIRVGVPQGPSEEELKSVFSKYLSKTPALQQKFGSAGNSLTAEIKINDYDTHRITFAFPAQKPAPEKIVKDGAIPEPKSADVGETPDSSKVLPYSTSIRPKVVIIVDDIGVNKKQIDALLELPGPVTFAVLPNLSYSDYAAEMARNEGWEVILHLPMEPKESSGYVAADAGESVLLVGVSKKDILAKLNENLSSVPYVRGVNNHMGSKFMQSEELMKLVLKEIKGKGLFFVDSMTSSDSVGYETAAKMGMKTTKRDLFLDDSSKGSGYVKSQIEKLVKISEKKGYAIGICHPYPDTIKALSEMLPQIKNKVELTTVSNILDDRREVSER
- the rpsU gene encoding 30S ribosomal protein S21 — encoded protein: MPGIVVGNNESIDSALKRFKKQVEKGGVLSEVRRREFYEKPSEKKKKKLFAAKKRIVKRSRRN
- a CDS encoding S41 family peptidase, translated to MKINRIIIVLLLLVFGYTGAFADDATYKGLSNFTRVLDLIQRNYVEEVGSEELTNSAIDGMLKTLDPYSAYLSPERYRELEIGTSGEFGGVGMEVSVENGVLTVIAPIEGTPAERAGIKPRDQIIEIEGKPTEGMVVQEAVKLLRGPKGTPVNVTIRREGEPEPRVVTLVRDKITVKSVKPELLENNIGYIKLTQFQENTSQELKSAIDELQARNGGDLNGIILDLRNNPGGLLAEAIDVVDEFIDKGLIVSVKGRDENQSREYFATKNGSFQRFPIVVIVNEGSASASEVVAEALQDSKRAVILGTKTFGKGSVQTIIKLEDGSGLKLTTAKFYAPSGRSINEVGVTPDITVQNDNDHDKQLERAVNILKTSGVNTAIPKG
- the dnaG gene encoding DNA primase, yielding MVNFNNDGVVKEIKRRLSILDLIENYTSIKKVGKGYVGLCPFHDDHNPSMHVDEEKGFFHCFSCGAGGDILAFYMRYNSITFPEAVSELAKRANIKVEKPTVGPKRKSQAGALLKINSVVSGFYKRVLLKSGKAGAARDYLKSRKIPSETIEEFNLGYAPEGWDHLVKYLQKHNIPLTLAEKTGLVVKKNNGEGYYDRFRDRIMFPIGNVEGRVIGFGGRTVEGEGDQPKYINSPESEIYHKRRNFYGLDKSRDHIRKNNRAIIVEGYTDFLSLYSAGIKNAVATLGTALTRDHVVILRRYTDRFVVVFDGDESGTKAAVRSLDIFLEEGLLPNVVLLPGGKDPDSFLSEDGGDEFIRLVENSPSLLDFYIENTIRECRNGNMSLKSGVGEIAAILMMVNDPLLKSSYIKKTAERLGLRENEVSSLIKRKKAPGGIGDARAVSAANNHERLLLTILLKFPQLSSIIAGYDWHGLISNVEVKSVLDEIVEKGVHDPSSLLQNFQGNPAQSLISEALFSSSGISDEKTAGKMIDSCIGKLKLLKLEEGLKGLRLKMDEAVKNKDSLLEKELLKEYSDLMKQKNRKKGEPNGKE